A DNA window from Hemibagrus wyckioides isolate EC202008001 linkage group LG11, SWU_Hwy_1.0, whole genome shotgun sequence contains the following coding sequences:
- the si:ch73-15b2.5 gene encoding rho guanine nucleotide exchange factor 19 — translation MDEHRFITQAVSPETGFSVSGGIAEALRSVARSDTWSLQRVFLQTASLLSVEDPKPILTQTDSPVLVSGRDEDKRCMADTQDKTRDETFEVKLKYISDSVPLYQEYWLKCMKAELQKAQLKKLVHIVEAPCRSAVPSPVAPIPACASSPSGLDVAPYALWQQLPEVKRQNLVHTLTPRDIRHQEAMFELIVSEASYQKSLRVAVGLFQSSAQLKQTLTPVENHVLFSNLKEVCKVSERFLQDLETRLGQNVVMSKIGDVVLNHKAMFRRVYVPYVTNMMYQETLIAKLLQENRKFVQALKKLEKDPLCQRQTLKSFLILPFQRITRLRLILENILKRTDEHSTDVPNLKSAIEAVREIVVECDLNVQQMKQTEELVSLEKLVDFGNVKSVPLIVSGRHLIRAGPLKKLTVKSNQTSGSMVSRTDIFLHLFNDLLLLSIKNGNRFSVQDHAAFPAHVRVEDLKTKMLGLPSDAFLLHLTQNHMRASSAVIVTAQSRMEKETWLQLFSSQNGTIGNTEIKNV, via the exons ATGGATGAACACCGCTTCATAACTCAAGCGGTTTCACCAGAGACGGGTTTTAG CGTCTCCGGTGGGATTGCTGAGGCTCTCCGGTCAGTCGCGAGGTCAGACACGTGGAGTCTTCAGAGGGTTTTTCTCCAGACTGCATCACTCCTCAGTGTAGAGGATCCAAAACCCATTCTCACTCAGACAGATTCCCCTGTTCTGGTCAGTGGACGAGATGAGGACAAACG CTGCATGGCCGATACTCAGGATAAAACCCGAGATGAAACGTTTGAAGTGAAGTTAAAATATATCAGTGATT CGGTGCCTCTGTATCAGGAGTACTGGCTGAAATGTATGAAGGCAGAGCTACAGAAGGCACAGCTTAAAAAACTGGTACACATCGTGGAAGCGCCATGTCGATCTGCAGTGCCCTCTCCTGTTGCACCAATCCCAGCTTGTGCATCAAGCCCATCAGGACTGGATGTGGCACCGTACGCCCTGTGGCAGCAGCTACCTGAAGTAAAAAGGCAAAACTTGGTGCACACACTTACACCCAGAGACATTCGCCATCAGGAG GCCATGTTTGAACTGATCGTGTCCGAGGCTTCGTATCAGAAGAGTTTGCGAGTGGCAGTTGGACTCTTTCAGTCCTCTGCTCAGCTGAAGCAAACTTTAACTCCGGTGGagaatcatgttttattttcgAACTTGAAGGAAGTCTGCAAGGTCAGCGAGCG TTTTCTTCAGGATTTGGAGACTCGACTGGGGCAGAATGTGGTGATGTCTAAGATTGGAGACGTTGTACTGAATCACAAAGCAATGTTTCGTCGAGTCTATGTGCCCTATGTCACCAACATGATGTATCAGGAGACCCTTATtgcaaaactttt ACAAGAAAACAGGAAATTTGTGCAAGCCTTGAAGAAGCTTGAGAAGGACCCACTTTGCCAGAGACAGACACTCAAGTCCTTCCTGATCCTTCCCTTCCAAAGGATAACAAGATTGAGGCTTATTTTAGAG AATATCCTTAAAAGGACTGACGAACACTCCACTGATGTTCCCAACCTAAAGAGTGCAATTGAAGCTGTACGAGAG ATAGTCGTGGAGTGTGACCTCAATGTCCAGCAAATGAAACAGACAGAGGAACTGGTTAGCTTGGAAAAGCTTGTGGATTTCGGCAATGTCAAG TCTGTACCTTTAATTGTAAGTGGCCGTCATCTGATTCGAGCGGGACCCTTGAAAAAGTTGACGGTCAAGAGTAATCAGACCTCTGGCTCCATGGTCTCACGCACAGACATCTTCCTCCACCTCTTCAATGACCTCTTGCTCCTCTCAATCAAGAA TGGAAACCGATTCAGTGTGCAAGATCACGCAGCGTTTCCTGCTCATGTTCGTGTAGAGGATTTAAAGACTAAGATGCTGGGTCTGCCATCTGATGCCTTTCTGCTCCATCTCACCCAAAACCACATGCGTGCTTCTTCTGCAGTTATAGTCACCGCACAGTCACG GATGGAAAAAGAGACCTGGCTCCAACTTTTCTCTTCACAGAATGGCACCATTGGTAATACAGAGATCAAGAATGTTTAA
- the tspo gene encoding translocator protein has protein sequence MWTAMLGLTALPHVGGICGGFITRREIKTWYASLNKPSWRPPNSAFGVVWTTLYTGMGYGSYLVYKELGGFTEDAVVPLGLYGLQLALNWAWTPIFFGAHKIKLALIELVMLTGTVGATMVSWYPVNRTATLLMTPYLAWLCLATSLNYCIWRDNPDTKTD, from the exons ATGTGGACGGCGATGCTGGGTCTGACTGCCCTACCACATGTTGGTGGGATCTGTGGAGGCTTTATCacaagaagagaaataaagacaTGGTACGCCTCACTTAACAAACCGTCATGGAGGCCGCCCAACTCTGCTTTTGGAGTGGTATGGACCACTTTATACACAGGCATGGG GTATGGCTCATACCTGGTGTATAAAGAGCTAGGAGGCTTCACAGAAGATGCTGTGGTCCCACTGGGACTCTATGGCTTGCAGCTGGCACTGAACTGGGCCTGGACCCCAATCTTTTTTGGGGCACACAAGATTAAACTG GCACTCATTGAGCTTGTCATGCTAACGGGGACAGTGGGTGCCACCATGGTGTCCTGGTACCCAGTGAACCGCACTGCCACTCTCCTCATGACTCCATACCTGGCTTGGCTCTGCTTGGCCACCTCCCTCAACTACTGTATCTGGAGGGACAACCCTGACACCAAAACAGACTAG
- the LOC131361391 gene encoding ubiquinol-cytochrome-c reductase complex assembly factor 2, translated as MAATRYRRFLKLCEEWPRDESKKGRDLGTFLRQKVASAFREGENTQISDPEKCDQMYESLVHINSNVYKEKFPRAKDTSFTGVTVEECRMLLGTGNMQQMDEEKKGLWQTLMQRFSSKPEDASVEKPEK; from the exons ATGGCCGCCACCAGGTACCGTCGCTTTCTCAAGCTGTGTGAAGAATGGCCGAGAGACGAATCGAAAAAAGGTCGAGATTTAGGGACTTTTTTGCGGCAAAAGGTAGCCAGTGCGTTTAGAGAGGGCGAGAACACACAG ATCTCTGACCCAGAAAAATGTGATCAAATGTACGAGAGCCTGGTGCACATCAACAGCAATGTTTACAAAGAAAAG tttccaCGAGCAAAAGACACAAGTTTTACCGGCGTGACGGTGGAAGAGTGTCGGATGTTATTAGGAACAG GAAATATGCAACAGatggatgaagaaaagaaaggattgTGGCAAACACTAATGCAGAGATTCTCCTCTAAGCCAGAAGATGCATCTGTGGAAAAGCCGGAAAAGTAG
- the tomm6 gene encoding mitochondrial import receptor subunit TOM6 homolog, translating into MKLPGKMPAVGKKSEAGSPGVVGWMSSAYRFATDRNDFRRNLLVNLGLFAAGVWVARNLSDFDLMSPQPVT; encoded by the exons ATG aaattaccAGGGAAAATGCCGGCTGTGGGAAAGAAAAGCGAAGCAGGATCTCCCGGGGTTGTGGGATGGATGAGCTCCGCGTATCGATTTGCGACAGACAGAAATGATTTCAGAAG GAATCTTCTTGTGAATCTAGGCTTGTTCGCAGCAGGAGTTTGGGTGGCCAGGAATTTGTCAGACTTTGACCTGATGTCACCTCAACCAGTCACATAG